The segment GATGAAAGAGACCGAGAATTGCTCACTATCCTGCTGATATCGGAGTTGTGTGATTTTCTCGAGCGGAATAATTTTCGACTTGGAGGGGATGAACTCGGCGAAATCAGTCTGGGATTGAATCGCCTCTTTCAGGTTTCGCAGAGGCTTCTTGTCCAAAGTCAGGTCATACAAACCCTGGTCAGTAAGAAGGCCGACGCGCGTTCCGTTTTCCTGTTTCTTTTCCCATAGATCGACGATTTGCAGTTCCGAACTCATAAATACCATTCCTAACTTAGAAGTGTTTTCGAAGAAGGGTGTAGATACTGTACTTATAAGGCAGGGGCGATTCGACGAATCGCAAGATGGGATTAAATCTGCCACAGATGTTTGAAGTGTACAGTAATGACTACATGGTACTCAAGCAGCAAGAGGATGCAAGGCTAACGGAAAATTCTCAACAGGAATGGAACGCGCCAACACGTTCTAATCATCCGAGTTTGATGACAATTTTTCCAAGATGATCCTGGGATGCCAGGTGTTCATAGGCCTGAGGAACTTGATCGAAGGAGAAGGTGCGGTCAATGATGGGTTTCACCTTGTGAGCACTGATCGCTTTATTCATACTTTCAAACATGGCGCGGCTACCGACGTAAATACCTCGAACATTGACACTTTTCATCAGGATCGAAATCGGATTGAAGTCCCCTGGTCCACTGAGCACGCCAATCAAAGCCACATGTCCGCTCATACGAACCGCTTTCATCGATTTGGAAAGCGTACCCGCGCCACCCACTTCGACAACGTGATCTACCCCTTCACCGCCCGACCATTGCAGGACCGTTTTATCCCAGTCAGGATCTTTACGGTAATTCACAGTGAAGTCCGCTCCCAGTTTCTGCGCGAAGTTCAATTTGTCGTCGCTGCTGGAAGTGATCGCGACAGTGGCTCCCGCCAGCTTTGCGAACTGCAAAGCAAAAATGCTGACGCCGCCCGTTCCGAGTAACAGAACTTTGTGGCCCGGCAGGACCGGTTTGCCGCTCAGGATCGCGTGCCAGGCTGTTACCCCTGCACAAGGCAACGTTGCCGCTTCTTCGAATGAAAGATGCTCCGGAATCGAGACGACTCCTGTTGCTGGCAAAGTGATGTATTCGGACAGAACTCCATCTACTTCTCCCCCCAGGGCCGTCTTTTGCATAGTGGAATCGCAAGCGCCTCCCTGCCACCCGGGCATGAAGCATCCACAGACCCGGTCACCCTTCTGCACGGTATCCACGCCAACGCCCACCTCAACAATCTCGCCGCTGCAGTCGGAAAGAGGGATACGAGGGACATCCATGTTGGGGTTATATTGGCCTCTCAGGATCATCAGGTCTCGAAAGTTCAGCGAGCAAGCCTTCACGCGAACGACAACCTGTCCGGGGCCAGCGGTGGGTTGGGGCAAATCGACTAATTTTAAACCTGAGATGTCTCCCATAGTTTCTATTTGATACGCACGCATGATTGAACTTCCTGATCAAACGAGTAATTAATATGAAAAGTGAGTAATCGAAAATGAGTTTGAAACCATCCAGAAGCTTAATTCTGGTTCAGTTGGAATCTGTAAAACCGGAATCGAATCGATCGGTCATCAAGATTCAGGATGATTCCTAAATAGGAGGCGATGGGTTTTGCTTCTGGTGCCGGCGACGTTCATGGGCACTGACTTCGGGTACAGTCAGGAACCCCCAACTGAGTGCCTGGTCCTGACGATATTCTTTACCAAGCGTCAGCGCCGTTACCGCTTTCGACAGTTCGTAACCGATGTAAAAAGCATGTGACGAATCCATTTCACCGCTTGCGGCAGTGATCTGATCGAACAACTCATAAGGATCTGATCCATGCCAGTATCCGTCTCTGTTCAGTAAATGCAGTTCACCCCTCTCCGCAAAGATACGAAAATTAGGATCACGAATCTGCGCCTGCATTTGTTCCAGGGTTTCTGCACCACGCTCTTTTAAGCGAGCATCACGCAGCATCACCAGATTGGAGTCGAGGTGTTTTGGTAATGTTTTACGAGCGAAGCAGTAGTGCATCAACCGGCGGGCATGGTCAAATTCTTTCACCGCCGTTCGGCACCAGTTAATGACTTCGGTCGTCAGCACACTTTCCACCTGCAGCTCCTGACAGATTCCGGCCAGAAGAAAGTTTACGCCAGCAGAATCGACTTCGGATAGTTCCGTCAGGTTGCCAATGCCCATCATCATCGCTTTGTCTGGCCACTTCCGGCGAACTTCATAGTAGCGAGCCAGTGATGCCGTGAATCCAAAACTGATCGGTTCCAGAATGGGATCAATGCGGTAGGGAGTGCCCTGAGCGTCGAGTTCTTCGACCGTTCGCTCAAGCGAATTAAGATCGTCCGGTCGGTCTGGAATCGCCACCAGCTCAGCTCCAAGCATTTTCGCCCAGGCAATGTTGGTCTGATTACAACTCAGAACAAGTTCCGCACCCTGCTCCACTGCGTCGCTCACTTCTCGCTGATCGAAACTGTCGATCGAAACTCGAAATCCCTCCGCAACTAGCATGCGGGTGACCTCACCCACGCGACTCCAGCTCTCTCCCGGAATGCAACCAACGTCAATCAGGTCGGCACCTGAGTCTCGATAGCGACCGGCCAGTTGCAGGATTTCCCTGTCCGTCATCCGCGGAGCATGATTAATCTCGGCAATGATATCGATGCTGTACTGGCTGAGGTCCGGTGGTTCTTTCTGAGAGGCTCCAAAAAAGAGAGGCAGATCGTACATATCTTTGGGCCCCCGCTCGAAAGGAAGATCGTATTCGCCTGCCAGCCCGTCAAGCGAACCCTGGCACCAGCCTGGCAGTACGACTTTCTGGTATCTCTCGGGAGAAATAGGGTCTCGATGTTCCGATTGGCTCAGCTTTCGGGCGACCCAGTCAGTATGCATTAATGCGGCGACACTGATGCCCAGAACTTCGATCTCATATTCGAACTGATGTTGCTTGGCCAGTTGTGGTAAAAGATCGCGCAAGGCTGGTTCGGCCAGACGACCGGTCAGGAACAAGATTCGTGCAGAAGAATCTGTTTCAACCGGCATCGGGTTTACTCGCAAGTCAGAGTGAGAAGAGCGGACGGAGGGGATTCTGGCAGAGGTCTGCTTCCCTATTGTAAACAAGGTTAACCCATGTCCGAAACCTGCCAGCTCGATCTTCGCCTTTGAAATAGAAAGCTATATTTATTTAACCCAGTTTTTAGATTTGCCTTCCAGAGCGGAATCTTCTCCCGGTTTCCAACCAATGCTGTGTTCGATCTGTGTGGCCAGTTCGATATCTTTCATCGTGATCCCCTTGGCACTGTGAGTTTGCAGCTTCACTTTCGCGCGGGCATAACCCAATTCAAGATCAGGATGATGGTCGGCCGCTTCCGCCATGTAACCAATCGTATTTGCGACGAGCAGCGTGTGTGGAAACCCGGGGGTTTTATAAACGCGGGTAATCCAACCCTCCTGCAGTTTCCACTCGGGGATTTTCTTCAGATGTTCAGCGATCTGTTCTTCCGTTAAAACTTCTTTATCAGCCATTGTCATTCTCCATTATCTTAGATGAGAGTCAAAAACGTTGCTGTAGTCCGAAATTTGTAACCGGATGTGTTTGGTATTCGAACTTATCGGACCACGCCTCCATTTACATTGATGACTTGCCCCGTAACGAAATTCGCTTCCTCGCTGGAGAGAAAACGGATCATGCGGGCAATGTCAGTCGGTTCACCCCACCGCTTGAGCGGGGTTTCGTTCAGGACTCGTTGTTGCCAATAACCGCTCGCTCCGTCACCCCACGCTGTTCTAATCCAGCCCGGCGAAACACAATTCACGCGAACTTCAGGTGCCAGGCTCAGAGCGAGAGAGCGAGTAAACCCCATGACACTATTTTTGGCCATCGAGAACAGTTCTCCACTATCTCCTTCCATGCCACGGTCGGATTGGTCCCAACCAATTGTGATCAGGCTACCGTTGCCGGCCTCTTTCATTCGCGTTCCCCAGGCACGTCCCAGTACCGCCGTCGAGGTGACGTCAATTTTGAGAAGTGCGTCGAGCTTTCTGTTGTAATCCCAATCCTTCGCGGCACCGGTAAGCAGATCAACCCCTGCATTGAGAACCGCGATCTGAAAGCCCCCCTGCTCCTCCCAAGTCTGTTCCGCAAATGCCACAAGTTCAGCTGTCTCGTAGAGATCCTGACTGATGACTGTCGCACTTCGGCCAATTAAGCGGATTTCGTCAGCCACCTTTTCAGCTGCCTCGATCGAACGGCGGCAGTGCACAACGATGTCTGAACCCGCCCGCGCCAGTTCGAGGGCGATCTCTCTCCCGATTCCAGTAGAGGCTCCGGTTACCAAGCTGGTCTGATTCTCCAGCGAGGCGAAGTTATTTGTCGATGTCGTTCGTGAAGACAATGCGCAGATCACTTTCCGAAAATTGGGTTCAATGAGAGTTATCAATTCTGTGACACTCTTCTCAGAATAGCAAGTTACGTCGCTCGCCAAACATCGTGGAAAGTAGACGTTCAATCCAAAATATGAATCAGCTGCTCCGTTCTCAACTGTGAGAATTTTACCTGTAGCAGGATGAAGCTGTTCAGATGTTGTGACGTCCGAATTGAATTCGGGATATGCCTGAAAAACCAGTGTTTTATAAGAGACAGTCGGTTGGTTTTAATGTGCGAATGATGATTTCAAAACTCTCCTGAAAGAGGATGTTGAGGTTTTCAAAATGCAATGGTTGGATTAATACTGAAAGTCGTTGACGGGTCACTTTCCTGTAGTAATAATGGAGCTGGGCCGGTATGTCTTACGGGCTCCCGTCTAACCTGAGTTGTCCTCGAGGAAGTCACGCCTCAGCGGTGTGAAGCCTATCTCATTCTCCTCGTGGTCAATGGATAACTCCCAGTCACATCCCAGAGTAAATTGAATTCTGCCTTACCTGAACCAGGCTCAAGGACTAATTGTCCTGTTACTGAGCATGGAAATTCGCCGGTTAGATGCAGATGGGCCACGGATAATATTCGTCACTCAAAATTAATACGTCATCTACAAGTTGATTTTGCATTGGGTAAGCAAAATCGTCTAAAGGTCCGTACCCTTGACAGAACCTGATCATAAATACAGTCAACAAGACTTACCTACATCCAATAACTCCAAATCACAGATTGAGTCACCAGAAATGATCTCCGGACTTGCTGATCCTGCTGTCTCCCCTTCCCACTCCATGCTGTCCAATGAGTTGGAAAAAGACCTCGTTCAGGTTTTCAAACTCCTGGCAGATGAGACCCGCTTGAAAATTCTGCTTTACCTCGTCAAAGAACAGGAAATCCACGTTTCTGCTCTTTGCGAGCGTCTGCAGCAGAGCCAACCTGCCGTCAGCCATCATCTGGCCCTGTTGCGGGTCGCTGGATTGATTGAAGCGCGACGTGAAGGAAAACACAATTTCTATTCCGTTCGAAAAGGGCATTTCCATCGCATTATGAACGAGCTTTTTAGCAGCATGATGGGACAGGGAGATGATGCCATCCGCTTCAAAGATTTCATCGTCACCCAGGAAAACCGACTGGCTGAATAAGTTTTAGAAATGCTGATTTTTAAATACGCAACTGTTCGAGATACTGAACTTTTCTATCCGAAGGCAAGTCCCTCGGAAAGAAAGCGTTAATTCACAATGGAAGCGGCCTTCAATCATGGAGGTCGCTTCTTTTTTGCGCCAATCTGTGTAGAATTTGCAACGCATGGAAGTCCTCCGGCGCAAGTACGGATCAGTCTCTCTTCCGACAAATTCAAGCTGAAGCAGGTTCTCCTGTTTTCAGTGTCATCTCCCTACAGAGTAGAAACGATCAATGACACGCATCGCAAAACTGGCACTGGCTGACGGAACTGTTTTCACCGGTACTGCTTTTGGAGCGGAAGGCGAAGTCTACGGTGAAGTCGTCTTTAACACGAGTATGACCGGTTATCAGGAAATTCTGACGGATCCATCGTACTGCGGCCAAATCGTCACGATGACTTACCCTCTAATTGGCAACTACGGTATCAATGCCGAAGACTCGGAAAGCCGGGGAATCTTTCTCCGCGGATTTGTCATCCGTGAACTGAGCCCAGTTCCCAGTAATTACCGCTCCGAGTTGACTCTCGATGAATATCTGAAACAGAACAGCATCATCGGCATTGAAGGGATCGATACCCGGGCCCTTGTTCGACGAATTCGTGTTCAGGGGGCCATGACGGGGGTACTTTCGACAACCGACCTTGACGATGATTCATTGATCGCCAAGGCTCAATCCAGTCCGGAACTGGTTGGACAGGATTTGGTGCAACAAGTCATGCCGACCGAAAATGCGGACTGGAGCGAAGGACTAAATACTCTCGCTCGACCAACCGCTCTGTTCTCCGCTGGATGTGACGGAAACGATGCCGAACGACCTCACGTCGTCGCGATTGATTACGGTATGAAATTGAACATCCCCCGCCACCTCCAAGAATCAGGTTGCAAAGTTACGATCGCACCGGGGACGTCCACAGCGGAAGATATTCTCGCCCTCAACCCGGATGGCATCTTCCTGTCAAACGGACCAGGCGACCCACGACCTCTCGATTACGCAACGAAAACGATCCAGGATTTGCTTGGAAAGAAACCTGTGTTCGGAATTTGTCTTGGGATGCAGTTACTCGGACTGGCGTCGGGATGTGATATCTTCAAGCTTCGCTTTGGTCACCGGGGTGCTAACCAGCCTGTGCTGAACAAAGCGACTGGACGTGTCGAGATTACCACGCAGAACCATGGTTTCGCAGTGAGTACCGATTCATTGCCCGATAATGTTGAAGTGACACATATCAATCTGAATGATCAGACTGCCGAAGGAATTCGTCTGACTGATGTACCTGCTTTTGGAGTGCAGTATCATCCGGAAGCAGCTGCAGGACCACACGATAGTCATTACCTGTTCAAAGAGTTCTTTGACATGATGTGTACGCCCGCAACATCGTAATTTGGTCTCATTTAGTCTCAGAGGTATCTCTGCTTATTGAACTCGGACTTATTTGAGTTCTTGCAGGGATAACTTCCTGAAAATCTCCCCCAGACCCGCTTGCCGTCATTAGGGGCTCCCTGTACAACAGTTAAACTGCAGGGAGACTCCTGTATCTGAGCGTATTTCTCCAGGGAAGCACGGAAATGCAATAGCGTTTTAGTCTTCTCGTCAGGATTGAAATCAACCGAACATTTTTGAATTGCTGTTTTTAAGGTAAGTGATTATGGCTGTGGAACGCACATTGTTGCTGGTAAAACCGGATGGTGTACAACGTCGGCTGGTTGGAACGATTCTTTCTCGTTTTGAATCCAAAGGATTAAAAATCGTCGGATTGAAAATGCTGAATGTGACGCCAGAACTGGCTCGCAAACACTATGAAGAACATGTCGAAAAACCGTTTTATCCTCTGCTGGAAGAGTTCATCACTGCATCTCCCGTCGTCGCTATTGCGGCTGAGGGTGTCGATGCCATCTCTGTCGCACGCACGATGATGGGTTCGACAAACGGTCGCGAAGCCGCTCCGGGAACCATCCGTGGCGATCTTTCACAAAGTCGACAGATGAATCTCGTTCATGGCAGCGACAGCCCCGAAGCTGCCAAGAGAGAGCTCGATATCTACTTCTCGGCTGCCGAGTTACTGGACTACGACCTTAATCTATCTGTCTATCTTGCTGCCGGCGACGAACAGTAATTCTCGCACAGCGCGGCGTCCCTCGGGACGAACGCAGGACTGATCAACAAAAGACCCGTCAGTGACTATGCTGTGCGGGTCTTTTTTGTGGTATTAGCTGTGCTGGTAAGCTGTATGGTATCGATAGGCAAAAAAATACCCCTCCAAAGTTACCTGAACTTAGGAGGGGTTTGTTTTTGGCATTTCTGAAATTCCCGGCGAGTGCATACGGGCTGTCTCAGAATAGTTGCCAGTTAGAACTTTCGAATGACGCCGACAACGACACCCAGAACTTCAACTTCATTAGAATAGATTGGGCTCATCGTGCTATTGGCGGGTTCAAGACGCACACGCGTTGGTTCCTTATAGAACCGCTTAAGCGTGGCATCATCATTGCCGACGAGTGCGACAACGATATCACCATCATGACACGTGGACTGTCGATGAACGACGACGTAATCACCTTCAGCGATCTGGTCTTCGATCATCGAATCCCCTTTCACGCGGAGGCAATAATGGTCTTCATTATCCAGCAATGTTGAGAAATCGATTTTCTCGGCTTCTTCAACAGCCAGTACCGGTTGTCCGGCGGCAATCTGACCTGCCAAAGGCAATGTCATGCGATCCTTGGGAGAATCGGCCAACTGGATAGCGCGAGACATGTGAGATTCGCGAGTAATCAGCCCTTTCTTTTCCAGGGCTTTCAGATGGCACATTACTCCATTAGGTGAGCGAATGCCAAATTGTGCTCCGATTTCTCGTACAGTTGGGCCGTAGCCTCTGTTCAAAATCTTGTCGCGTACGAAGTCATAAATTTCCTTCTGACGAGTCGTCAGCGTGGGC is part of the Polystyrenella longa genome and harbors:
- a CDS encoding zinc-dependent alcohol dehydrogenase family protein; this encodes MRAYQIETMGDISGLKLVDLPQPTAGPGQVVVRVKACSLNFRDLMILRGQYNPNMDVPRIPLSDCSGEIVEVGVGVDTVQKGDRVCGCFMPGWQGGACDSTMQKTALGGEVDGVLSEYITLPATGVVSIPEHLSFEEAATLPCAGVTAWHAILSGKPVLPGHKVLLLGTGGVSIFALQFAKLAGATVAITSSSDDKLNFAQKLGADFTVNYRKDPDWDKTVLQWSGGEGVDHVVEVGGAGTLSKSMKAVRMSGHVALIGVLSGPGDFNPISILMKSVNVRGIYVGSRAMFESMNKAISAHKVKPIIDRTFSFDQVPQAYEHLASQDHLGKIVIKLG
- the ndk gene encoding nucleoside-diphosphate kinase, which produces MERTLLLVKPDGVQRRLVGTILSRFESKGLKIVGLKMLNVTPELARKHYEEHVEKPFYPLLEEFITASPVVAIAAEGVDAISVARTMMGSTNGREAAPGTIRGDLSQSRQMNLVHGSDSPEAAKRELDIYFSAAELLDYDLNLSVYLAAGDEQ
- a CDS encoding ArsR/SmtB family transcription factor, coding for MISGLADPAVSPSHSMLSNELEKDLVQVFKLLADETRLKILLYLVKEQEIHVSALCERLQQSQPAVSHHLALLRVAGLIEARREGKHNFYSVRKGHFHRIMNELFSSMMGQGDDAIRFKDFIVTQENRLAE
- a CDS encoding 4a-hydroxytetrahydrobiopterin dehydratase, which encodes MADKEVLTEEQIAEHLKKIPEWKLQEGWITRVYKTPGFPHTLLVANTIGYMAEAADHHPDLELGYARAKVKLQTHSAKGITMKDIELATQIEHSIGWKPGEDSALEGKSKNWVK
- a CDS encoding DUF6513 domain-containing protein; this encodes MPVETDSSARILFLTGRLAEPALRDLLPQLAKQHQFEYEIEVLGISVAALMHTDWVARKLSQSEHRDPISPERYQKVVLPGWCQGSLDGLAGEYDLPFERGPKDMYDLPLFFGASQKEPPDLSQYSIDIIAEINHAPRMTDREILQLAGRYRDSGADLIDVGCIPGESWSRVGEVTRMLVAEGFRVSIDSFDQREVSDAVEQGAELVLSCNQTNIAWAKMLGAELVAIPDRPDDLNSLERTVEELDAQGTPYRIDPILEPISFGFTASLARYYEVRRKWPDKAMMMGIGNLTELSEVDSAGVNFLLAGICQELQVESVLTTEVINWCRTAVKEFDHARRLMHYCFARKTLPKHLDSNLVMLRDARLKERGAETLEQMQAQIRDPNFRIFAERGELHLLNRDGYWHGSDPYELFDQITAASGEMDSSHAFYIGYELSKAVTALTLGKEYRQDQALSWGFLTVPEVSAHERRRHQKQNPSPPI
- a CDS encoding SDR family NAD(P)-dependent oxidoreductase is translated as MSSRTTSTNNFASLENQTSLVTGASTGIGREIALELARAGSDIVVHCRRSIEAAEKVADEIRLIGRSATVISQDLYETAELVAFAEQTWEEQGGFQIAVLNAGVDLLTGAAKDWDYNRKLDALLKIDVTSTAVLGRAWGTRMKEAGNGSLITIGWDQSDRGMEGDSGELFSMAKNSVMGFTRSLALSLAPEVRVNCVSPGWIRTAWGDGASGYWQQRVLNETPLKRWGEPTDIARMIRFLSSEEANFVTGQVINVNGGVVR
- the carA gene encoding glutamine-hydrolyzing carbamoyl-phosphate synthase small subunit codes for the protein MTRIAKLALADGTVFTGTAFGAEGEVYGEVVFNTSMTGYQEILTDPSYCGQIVTMTYPLIGNYGINAEDSESRGIFLRGFVIRELSPVPSNYRSELTLDEYLKQNSIIGIEGIDTRALVRRIRVQGAMTGVLSTTDLDDDSLIAKAQSSPELVGQDLVQQVMPTENADWSEGLNTLARPTALFSAGCDGNDAERPHVVAIDYGMKLNIPRHLQESGCKVTIAPGTSTAEDILALNPDGIFLSNGPGDPRPLDYATKTIQDLLGKKPVFGICLGMQLLGLASGCDIFKLRFGHRGANQPVLNKATGRVEITTQNHGFAVSTDSLPDNVEVTHINLNDQTAEGIRLTDVPAFGVQYHPEAAAGPHDSHYLFKEFFDMMCTPATS
- the lexA gene encoding transcriptional repressor LexA, coding for MVDLGLKRPTLTTRQKEIYDFVRDKILNRGYGPTVREIGAQFGIRSPNGVMCHLKALEKKGLITRESHMSRAIQLADSPKDRMTLPLAGQIAAGQPVLAVEEAEKIDFSTLLDNEDHYCLRVKGDSMIEDQIAEGDYVVVHRQSTCHDGDIVVALVGNDDATLKRFYKEPTRVRLEPANSTMSPIYSNEVEVLGVVVGVIRKF